One stretch of Anguilla anguilla isolate fAngAng1 chromosome 5, fAngAng1.pri, whole genome shotgun sequence DNA includes these proteins:
- the LOC118227652 gene encoding macrophage mannose receptor 1-like isoform X2 — MSWVCPYNAAQRATLEDRRSETTQQSRETEKHRTMPCVVMETAFTVLFIAGLCEGATFISKEHFYVSDDLNWFEARNRCRNWYTDLSSVLTEDDAGRIMSARPGGFTGKAWIGLSGSWSWSSSSSSSSSSYSWSITWFWSSGETFGFEKWAAGQPDDDYSRRCVYMQDGQWYIDDCNKKYPSFCFKPCNRELTVVQEAMTWENALVYCRSKYTDLSSLFSNYTAETVISSPGATTDFLWTGLRFLMGWWYWVNGDPMLYSAWPNNEQTQCPDMPLRCGALSVKENVFVAMPCDEELNFICY, encoded by the exons ATGAGCTGGG TGTGTCCATATAACGCAGCACAGAGGGCCACATTGGAAGACAGACGCTCAGAAACGacccagcagagcagagagacagagaaacaccGCACCATGCCTTGTGTTGTCATGGAGACCGCTTTCACCGTCCTCTTCATCGCGGGGCTCTGTGAAGGGGCCACATTCATCAGCAAGGAGCATTTTTACGTGAGCGACGATCTGAATTGGTTTGAGGCGCGGAATCGCTGCAGAAATTGGTACACGGACCTGTCTTCTGTGCTGACCGAGGACGACGCGGGACGGATTATGAGCGCTCGTCCCGGAGGGTTCACGGGCAAGGCTTGGATTGGTCTGTCCGGATCGTGGTCGTGGTCATCCTCGTCGTCGTCATCGTCGTCGTCGTATTCATGGTCAATTACGTGGTTTTGGTCATCAGGAGAGacatttggctttgaaaaatggGCAGCTGGACAGCCAGATGATGATTACTCACGCAGATGTGTTTATATGCAGGATGGTCAGTGGTATATAGACGATTGTAATAAGAAGTATCCAAGCTTTTGCTTTAAGCCATGCAACAGGGAGTTAACCGTGGTGCAGGAGGCGATGACCTGGGAAAACGCTCTGGTTTACTGCAGGAGTAAGTACACCGACCTCTCCAGCCTGTTCTCAAACTACACTGCTGAGACGGTTATAAGCAGCCCAGGAGCCACGACTGACTTTTTGTGGACTGGCCTGCGTTTCCTGATGGGCTGGTGGTATTGGGTGAATGGAGACCCCATGCTCTATAGTGCGTGGCCTAATAATGAGCAGACACAGTGTCCGGACATGCCCCTTCGCTGTGGAGCCCTGTCAGTTAAAGAGAACGTTTTTGTAGCAATGCCTTGTGACGAGGAGCTCAACTTCATCTGTTACTAA
- the LOC118227652 gene encoding macrophage mannose receptor 1-like isoform X1 — protein sequence MTRNRVCPYNAAQRATLEDRRSETTQQSRETEKHRTMPCVVMETAFTVLFIAGLCEGATFISKEHFYVSDDLNWFEARNRCRNWYTDLSSVLTEDDAGRIMSARPGGFTGKAWIGLSGSWSWSSSSSSSSSSYSWSITWFWSSGETFGFEKWAAGQPDDDYSRRCVYMQDGQWYIDDCNKKYPSFCFKPCNRELTVVQEAMTWENALVYCRSKYTDLSSLFSNYTAETVISSPGATTDFLWTGLRFLMGWWYWVNGDPMLYSAWPNNEQTQCPDMPLRCGALSVKENVFVAMPCDEELNFICY from the exons ATGACCAGAAACAGAG TGTGTCCATATAACGCAGCACAGAGGGCCACATTGGAAGACAGACGCTCAGAAACGacccagcagagcagagagacagagaaacaccGCACCATGCCTTGTGTTGTCATGGAGACCGCTTTCACCGTCCTCTTCATCGCGGGGCTCTGTGAAGGGGCCACATTCATCAGCAAGGAGCATTTTTACGTGAGCGACGATCTGAATTGGTTTGAGGCGCGGAATCGCTGCAGAAATTGGTACACGGACCTGTCTTCTGTGCTGACCGAGGACGACGCGGGACGGATTATGAGCGCTCGTCCCGGAGGGTTCACGGGCAAGGCTTGGATTGGTCTGTCCGGATCGTGGTCGTGGTCATCCTCGTCGTCGTCATCGTCGTCGTCGTATTCATGGTCAATTACGTGGTTTTGGTCATCAGGAGAGacatttggctttgaaaaatggGCAGCTGGACAGCCAGATGATGATTACTCACGCAGATGTGTTTATATGCAGGATGGTCAGTGGTATATAGACGATTGTAATAAGAAGTATCCAAGCTTTTGCTTTAAGCCATGCAACAGGGAGTTAACCGTGGTGCAGGAGGCGATGACCTGGGAAAACGCTCTGGTTTACTGCAGGAGTAAGTACACCGACCTCTCCAGCCTGTTCTCAAACTACACTGCTGAGACGGTTATAAGCAGCCCAGGAGCCACGACTGACTTTTTGTGGACTGGCCTGCGTTTCCTGATGGGCTGGTGGTATTGGGTGAATGGAGACCCCATGCTCTATAGTGCGTGGCCTAATAATGAGCAGACACAGTGTCCGGACATGCCCCTTCGCTGTGGAGCCCTGTCAGTTAAAGAGAACGTTTTTGTAGCAATGCCTTGTGACGAGGAGCTCAACTTCATCTGTTACTAA